GTTTATTTCAGAGCCCAGATGTTGAACCTCCAATTTTACCTGGGCGACAGGTAAAACCAAGTTGCCTTTGGACGGACATAAGGCCTTACTGAGAAGAGAAACCTGTTTGTTGAAACTCGAAATGCTCACCATCAGGCTGCCACAGATTTTCCGCATCCACCAAGTACCACGAGTaagtatattcagttgctgatcaatccctctctgtttgctgtgtgccataggaaagggcaggaaagggttaagggagaggctgtgggcggggtcatgcaaattccacaccagtggagaaaggaacactgggatgtggcgctcactataatctgcaatgtcattggagggagggcaaTTTCTGTCTCCTGAATAGTGGGACAATAGTGGTGTGTGGATGTGGGATCCTGCCTGTGAAAGTGGGCAACCgagccacatacacacagattttcactttcgttatatgtatagatagaagataataataatagtaaaataatagtaaaataatagtaaaataatagtaaaatataataataatagtagtagtagcaataataaaatattaataatagtaaaataatagtaaaataataataatagtaaaataatagtaaaataaaataataataatagtagtagtagtaataataaaatattaataatagtaaaataatagtaaaataataatagtagtaaaataatagtaaagtaaaataataataatagtagtagtagtaataataaaatattaatagtaaaataatagtaaaataataataatagtaaaataatagtaaagtaaaataataataatagtagtagtagtaataataaaatattaataatagtaaaataatagtaaaataataataatagtaaaataatagtaaagtaaaataataataatagtagtagtagtaataataaaatattaataatagtaaaataatagtaaaataataataatagtaaaataaaataataataatagtagtagtagtaataataaaatattaataatagtaaaataatagtaaaataataataatagtaaaataatagtaaaataaaataataataatagtagtagtagtaataataaaatattaatagtaaaataatagtaaaataataataatagtaaaataatagtaaagtaaaataataataatagtagtagtagtaataataaaatattaataatagtaaaataatagtaaaataataataatagtaaaataatagtaaaataaaataataataatagtagtagtagtaataataaaatattaataatagtaaaataatagtaaaataataatagtagtaaaataatagtaaaataataataataataaaataataatagtagtagtaataataataaaataataataataataataatagtaaaataataatagtagtagtagtagtagtagtagtaaaataataatattggccTGTCCTGTAGATCTTTTGGGAAGATGGCATCATCTCCGGCTACCGTCACCCCAAAAGTTCAGCGCTGGATTGCGTCCTCAGCTCCTTCCAACTCAACAACGAGACCATCAACATTTGGACGCATTTCCTGCCGACGTGGTGAGCCCAAGAAGGGAATGTCCAAATCTGTCATGAGAAATGTTCTTGGAGATGATGGTTGAGGTGGGACTATGGTTCCAGAATGTGGGTTCCAAACATCTCCAGGGtcatcctattgatgcagcctagaatgacATTGGCCTTTTCCTAATGGTAGTGAGGCCACCATAGATGGTTCCCATGGATGTTCTCTCTCTGGTTCTCAGGTACTTCTTGTGGCGGTTCCTGGGGTTGTCCTACAGCCTGGATTTCTCCTGCGACGCCTACAGCTGGCCCTTCCTGGCCTACATGTGGCTGGTCTGCCTCTACCCCTTCACCTCCTGCTGTGCCCACACCTTCAGCACCATGTCCGCCCGCGCCAGGCACATCTGCTACTTCTTGGACTACGGGGCCCTCAGCCTCTACAGCTTGGGTGAGGCCTCCCTTGGCCACAGAGCCATAGGTTGACCATGGGTTGACCATTCAGACGTAGCCTGAACTCAACCAAAGAGTTCTAGGTCAACCAGAGAGCCATAGTTTGACCATACAGCCATGGGTTGACCATTGAGTGATAGGTTGACCATAGAACTATAGGTCAACCAAAGAGTTCTAGGTCAACCAGAGAGCCATCATTTGACAATACAGTCTTAGGTTGACCACTGATGGATAGGTTGACCATAGAACTATAGGTCAACCAAAGAGTTCTAGATCAACCAGAGATCCATAGTTTGACCATACAGCCATGGCTTGACCATTGGACCATTGTCTAACCTTTCAATGATAGGTTGACCATAGAACGATAGGTTCAACAGAGAGCTATGGATCCACCAGACAGCAATAGGTTGACCATAAAGCCATGGGTTCATCATTCAGGCATGGATTGACCATAGAACCATGGGTTTACCATTGAGTCAGTGATAGGTTGACCATAGAACTATAGGTCAAGCAAAGAGTTCTAGGTCAACCAGAGATCCATACTTTGACCATACAGCCATGGGTTGACCATCCAGCCATAGCCTGACCTTTCAATGATACATTGACCATAGAACCATGGGTTTACCATTGAGTCATAGTTTAACCTTTCAGTGATAGGTTGACCATAGGAGTTCTAGGTCAACCAAAGAGTTCTAGGTCAACCAGAGAGCCATAGTTTGACCATACAGTCTTAGGTTGACCACTGATGGATAGGCTGACTATAGAATTATAGGTCAAGTAAAGAGTTCTAGGTCAACCAGAGAGCCATCGTTTGACAATACAGTCTTAGGTTGACCACTGATTGATAAGTTGACCAAAGAACTATAGGTCAGCCAAAGAGTTCAAGGTCAACCAGAGATCCATCGTTTGACCATACAGCCATGGGTTGACCATTGAGTGATAGGCTGACCATAGAACTATAGGTCAACCAAAGAGTTCTAGGTCAACCAGAGAGCCATAGTTTGACCATTCAGTCTTAGGTTGACCACTGATTGataagttgaccatagaactACAGGTCAACCAAAGAGTTCTAGGTCTACCAGAGAGCCATAGTTTGACCATACAGCCATAGGTTGACCATTGAGTGataagttgaccatagaactATAGGTCAACCAAAGAGTTCTAGGTCTACCAGAGAGCCATAGTTTGACCATACAGCCATAGGTTGACCACTGATTGataagttgaccatagaactACAGGTCAACCAAAGAGTTCTAGGTCTACCAGAGAGCCATAGTTTGACCATACAGCCATAGGTTGACCATTGAGTGATAGGCTGACCATAGAACTATAGGTCAACCAAAGAGTTCTAGGTCTACCAGAGAGCCATAGTTTGACCATACAGACATAGGTTGACCATTGAGTGataagttgaccatagaactATAGGTCAACCAAAAAGTTCTAGGTGAACCAGAGATCCATAGTTTGACCATACAGCCATGGGTTCATAATTCAGCTGTGGATTGACCATAGAACCATGGATTTACCATTGAGTCATAGTCTGACCTTTCAGTGATAGGTTGACCATAGAACTATAGGTCAATCAAAGAGTTTTAGGTCAACCAGAGAGCCATAGTTTGACAATACAGTCTTAGGTTGACCACTGATTGATAAGTTGACCAAAGAACTATAGGTCAACCAAAGAATTCCAGGTCAACCAGAGAGCCATAGACTGACCATATAGCCAAAGTTTGACCATACAGCTATAGGTTGACCATTGAGTGACAGGTTGACCATAGAACTATAGGTCAAACAAAGAGTTCTAGGTCAACCAGAGAGCCATGGGTTGACCATTGAAGCATAGTCTGACCTTTCAGTGAtaagttgaccatagaaccaTAGGTTCAGCAGAGAGCTCTAGGTCAACTAGAGAGCAATAGGTTGACCATAAAGCCATGGGTTCATCATTCAGCCATGGGTtgagcattggagatgttttatAGGGAAGATATGGGGTCACTTTCCCTAGAGCGGCCTTTCTTTCTCTGTTCACAGGTTGCGCTTTCACGTACGGGGCGTACGCCATGCCCGACCGCTGGGTCAGCAGCACTTTGCACTACTATTTTGTCCCCGTGGCCGCACTGAACTCCTTCGTCTGCACCAGTCTCTCCTGTTACTCCCGGTACGTCGGGGATACTGGGTTGGGAAAGCATTTCagggtcttagtagaccacaagctgaatacGAGCCAAGAGCGTGATGCTGCAGCTAcgaaagccaatgcgattcttgGCTGAATACGAGCCAAGAGCGTGATGCTGCAGCTACGAAAGCCGATGCGATTCTTGGCTGAATACGAGCCAAGAGCGTGATGCTGCAGCTACGAAAGCCGATGCGATTCTTGGCTGAATACGAGCCAAGAGCGTGATGCTGCAGCTAcgaaagccaatgcgattcttgGCTGAATACGAGCCAAGAGCGTGATGCTGCAGCTACGAAAGCCGATGCGATTCTTGGCTGAATACGAGCCAAGAGCGTGATGCTGCAGCTACGAAAGCCGATGCGATTCTTGGCTGAATACGAGCCAAGAGCGTGATGCTGCAGCTACGAAAGCCGATGCGATTCTTGGCTGAATACGAGCCAAGAGCGTGATGCTGCAGCTAcgaaagccaatgcgattctgtgTTTAATCCtaacctctttctctctcttttgctttcTAGGTTCCTTGAACTCGAGTCTCCTCATCTCAGCAAAATCGCAAGAACGGCGGCTTTCCTTTACCCGTTTATCTTTGACAACATTCCACTCTTCTACCGggtataatagcaataataataataattaataataataataattgtaattataataatgtattattattaataacaacaacaacaacaacaataataatgtaataataataataataacaataataatgtaataataataataacaataataatgtaataataataataataataacaataatgataataataataataacaataataatgtaataataatgatgatgataataataataataataacaataataatgtaataataataatgatgatgataataataataacaataataatgtaataataataatgatgatgataataataataacaataataatgtaataataataataataataataataataataataataataataataataataacaacaacaataatatgttTGCTGcctatgtatgttctgtgatccgtcccgagtccccttcggggtgagaagagcagaaaataaatactgtaaataaatctatatatataaaagggtaatgaaatttcggcctaggacaaaacaacaaaactacacatcccagaaacactaaactttgcagcacaacccctcatccatgcctctacgttcatacaacaaaaagaaaagaaaaataaagtcctaattagagggagaggtataattgtttttatccaattgctgtcagttaaaaggttaagctccgctcacttggtctcctagcaacccactcagcccaggggacaggcagagttaggcctcacttaggcctcttccacactgcctataaaatacagattatcagatttgaactggattatatgacagggtaaactcaaggcccttccacacagctatataacccatttataatcttatattatctgctttgaactggattatcttgactccacactgccagataatccacttcagtgtgcagtcggacacaactggacaatgtcaggagaaaacctttgccctttaccttaactacagtagagtctcacttatccaacactcgcttatccaacgttctggattatccaacgcatttttgtagtcaatgttttcaatacatcgtgatattttggtgctaaattcgtaaatacagtaattacaacaggggtccccaaactaaggcccgggggccggatgcggccctccaaggtcctttacctggcccccaccctcagttttataatataatattttatatcagttttaataatataatatattgcatatgcatataatattgataaaaatattataatgttatataatataatactaataataataccatacaataatatcaattctatgttatatagtacatataatattacagtatagtggtatagttcaatatctatatatataaaagagtgaaggcatcatggcagcggacaaaacaacaaaagtaaacaccccacaacctcaaaaattgacagcacaacccctcatccatgcctctaggttgatacaacaaaaagaaaagaaaaataaagtcctaattagagggagaggaataattgtttttatccaattgctgccagttagaaggctaagctctgttcacttggtcccctagcaacccactcagcccaggggacccttgaccttaactaccaccaattcctcaatactttatttcccataccagcagacttcgccacagcaacgcgtggccgggcacagctattatATAACGCTATATATTCAGTATTATAtaacgctaatattgtgctatgctaataatatattgcatgtacatacagctgctctgagtccccttcggggtgagaagggtgggatataaatgtagtaaataaatttagtaaataattaattaattaattttagacttaggctcgcccaaagtctgacatgacttgaaggcacacaacaacaacaacaacaacaacaacaatcctaattaacttgactatctcattggccaacagcaggcccacactttccattgaaatcctgataggtttatgttggttaaaattgatttcatttttaaatattgcattgttcttttattgttgttgttttgcactacaaataagacatgtgcagtgtgcataggaatttattcgtatttttttcaaatgataatccggcccctcaacagtctaaagggttgtggaccggccctctgctttaaaagtttgaggacccctgaattacaacataacattactgcatattgaactactttttctgtcaaatttgttgtataacatagtgttttggtgcttaatttgtaaaatcataacctaatttgatgtttaataggctttttcttaatctctcctgattatccaacatattcgcttatccaacattctgctggcccgtttatgttggataagtgagactctactgtaccaccaattcctcaatattttatttcccagacttcgccacagcaacgcgtggccgggcacagctagtaataaataaatgactggATATGGAGATAGGGAAGCCGATAAATGGATTAATTGCTGGAGATAGAAATAtccactgagctgccgaacttgcggaccgaaaggtcagcggttcgaatccgaggagcagggtgtgagccccagcttctgccaacctagcgattcgaaagcatgccaatgcgagtagatgaataggtaccgctccggtgggaagtggAGTTGGATAACGGCTGGTCTTTTCTGCCGACTGAGCCTTTCCCGCTTGCTTTCCAGCTGCTGTTCTGTTTCGGGGAGGATTGCGCCTGGAACGACTCGGTGCCCGGCTACTTCTACCACCTCTTCTTTGCCGCTCTCACCGGATTCCTCTTTGCCTCCCATTTGCCGGAACGCCTGGCGCCCGGGCGCTTCGATTTCATCGGTGAGCTCAAGGGACCCTTTGCTTTCCCAACACGACCATGAAGCTTGTAGGTCTGCTTCCGAATACACACAGgttatggcagggatcctcaaactttttaagccacaatccttcagactgttgaggggccggattatcatttggaaaaaaaaatacaaacaaattccgatacacactgcatttgtcttatttgtagtgtaacaacaacaacaacaagaacaagaacaatgaaagaacaatacaacaggggtccccaaactaaggcccgggggccg
The Anolis carolinensis isolate JA03-04 unplaced genomic scaffold, rAnoCar3.1.pri scaffold_14, whole genome shotgun sequence genome window above contains:
- the paqr6 gene encoding membrane progestin receptor delta, whose product is MLTIRLPQIFRIHQVPRIFWEDGIISGYRHPKSSALDCVLSSFQLNNETINIWTHFLPTWYFLWRFLGLSYSLDFSCDAYSWPFLAYMWLVCLYPFTSCCAHTFSTMSARARHICYFLDYGALSLYSLGCAFTYGAYAMPDRWVSSTLHYYFVPVAALNSFVCTSLSCYSRFLELESPHLSKIARTAAFLYPFIFDNIPLFYRLLFCFGEDCAWNDSVPGYFYHLFFAALTGFLFASHLPERLAPGRFDFIGHSHQLFHICAVVGTHFQLEAVLRDLHSRRAFLALRAPPVIFTQTFAVLGLALLGNALLLAAFTFLLCCSAGSTSILQNHVSE